The following are encoded together in the Candidatus Delongbacteria bacterium genome:
- a CDS encoding ribonucleoside triphosphate reductase, with translation MLEKIRKRDGRIVDFDVSKINSAILKAGIATGELDKNEARNLSIKVLALIEKFYKDDIPEVEIVQDIVEEVLITSPYKKTAKAYIIYREQHSKIREIIAKSDVDLVDSYLSKSDWQVKENSNMTYSLQGLNNYLSSEISKTYWLNKIYPPEIRKAHTNGDFHLHDLNQISVYCVGWDLQDLLQSGFKGVSCKIESKPPKHFRSALGQIVNFFYTLQGEAAGAQAFSSFDTLLAPYIRFDKLDYNEVKQALQEFVFNVNVPTRVGFQTPFTNVTLDLLPPTTLKDQEVIIGETNTGLTYGDFQEEMNIFNKAFVNVMKEGDAKGRVFTFPIPTYNITKDFQWDNPMLDDLWESVAKYGIPYFSNFINSDLSPEDARSMCCRLRLDTRELQSRGGGLFGANPLTGSIGVVTLNLPRAAYKSANEYEYFKSIENLVSLASESLEIKRKVLEQLTHNMLYPYTAFYLRSIKERFGNYWQNHFSTIGVIGMNEAIMNLYGKEYDITSDKGKKLASKTLDFIRERLVELQNRTGNYYNLEATPAEGTSYRLAILDKKIFPEIITSSGLESKEHFYTNSTQLPINYSDDLFEVLEHQDELQTKYTGGTVVHLFSGEKNITGNSVRKLVRKICENFTLPYFTITPTFSICPNDGYIAGEVHECPICSSKCEVFSRVVGYIRPISQWNNGKAAEFELRKTFKIQTSDIEPQFCEYV, from the coding sequence ATGCTGGAAAAAATACGGAAACGCGATGGACGTATTGTGGATTTTGATGTGTCAAAAATTAATTCTGCAATTCTGAAAGCTGGTATTGCAACGGGTGAATTAGACAAAAATGAGGCTAGAAATCTTTCAATCAAAGTTTTAGCACTTATCGAAAAGTTTTATAAAGATGACATTCCTGAAGTTGAAATTGTGCAGGACATTGTTGAGGAAGTTTTAATAACATCACCTTACAAGAAAACAGCTAAAGCTTATATTATTTATCGTGAACAGCACTCAAAAATAAGAGAAATTATAGCTAAGTCAGACGTTGACTTAGTTGACAGCTACCTTTCTAAAAGTGACTGGCAGGTTAAAGAAAACTCCAATATGACTTATTCACTTCAAGGATTAAACAATTATCTTTCCAGTGAGATAAGTAAAACATATTGGCTTAACAAAATCTACCCTCCTGAAATAAGGAAAGCTCATACTAATGGAGATTTTCATCTTCATGATCTAAATCAAATCTCCGTTTATTGTGTAGGATGGGATCTTCAGGATCTACTACAGTCTGGATTTAAAGGGGTTTCCTGTAAAATCGAAAGTAAACCTCCAAAACATTTCAGATCTGCTTTAGGGCAAATAGTCAATTTTTTCTATACACTGCAAGGTGAAGCGGCAGGAGCACAGGCTTTTTCTAGTTTTGATACATTACTTGCTCCATACATAAGATTTGACAAATTAGATTATAACGAAGTTAAACAAGCTCTTCAGGAATTTGTTTTTAATGTGAATGTTCCGACAAGGGTTGGTTTTCAGACTCCTTTTACAAATGTAACTCTGGATCTACTTCCTCCTACAACATTGAAAGATCAGGAAGTAATAATTGGAGAAACTAATACGGGCTTGACTTACGGCGATTTTCAGGAAGAAATGAACATATTTAATAAAGCATTTGTCAATGTCATGAAAGAAGGTGATGCAAAAGGACGGGTTTTTACATTTCCAATTCCAACCTACAATATTACAAAAGATTTTCAATGGGATAATCCAATGCTTGATGACTTATGGGAATCTGTAGCTAAATATGGAATTCCATATTTCTCAAATTTTATAAATTCAGATCTTAGCCCAGAGGATGCTCGTTCAATGTGTTGTAGATTGCGGCTGGATACCAGAGAACTTCAAAGCAGAGGTGGTGGACTTTTCGGTGCAAATCCATTAACAGGATCAATTGGTGTAGTAACACTCAACCTTCCCAGAGCTGCATATAAATCAGCAAATGAGTACGAATATTTCAAATCAATTGAAAATCTTGTTTCTTTGGCTTCTGAAAGTTTAGAAATTAAAAGAAAAGTACTTGAACAACTAACCCACAATATGCTCTATCCATACACTGCATTCTATTTACGATCTATAAAAGAAAGGTTCGGAAATTATTGGCAGAATCATTTTTCCACAATCGGTGTGATTGGAATGAATGAGGCTATTATGAATCTTTATGGCAAGGAGTATGATATCACTTCAGATAAAGGGAAAAAATTGGCAAGTAAAACTTTGGACTTTATTCGGGAAAGATTGGTTGAACTTCAAAATAGAACAGGTAATTATTATAATCTTGAAGCAACACCTGCCGAAGGAACTAGTTATCGCCTTGCAATACTGGATAAAAAAATATTTCCTGAGATTATAACCTCATCAGGTCTGGAAAGTAAAGAACACTTTTATACCAATTCGACACAATTACCAATTAACTACTCTGATGATCTTTTTGAGGTTTTGGAACATCAGGATGAGTTACAAACTAAATATACAGGTGGAACCGTAGTCCATCTTTTTTCAGGAGAAAAGAATATTACAGGGAATAGCGTTCGAAAATTAGTAAGAAAAATTTGTGAAAATTTTACTCTTCCATACTTCACGATTACACCTACTTTCAGTATATGTCCTAATGATGGATATATCGCAGGTGAAGTTCATGAATGCCCAATTTGTAGCAGTAAGTGTGAGGTTTTTTCCAGAGTTGTGGGATACATTAGACCAATATCTCAATGGAATAATGGAAAAGCAGCCGAATTTGAGCTTAGAAAAACTTTTAAAATTCAAACATCAGATATAGAACCTCAATTCTGTGAGTATGTATGA
- a CDS encoding DUF1007 family protein, with the protein MINGNEIKLVYNDFFSALEEFNYFTQIKINDKLVKSIRQVGFYAFLNQKNIIVYEFSLKFDAENIQKNKIEILFEDEMNYTSFDRNIKIKDVKSLSYENIETDVNGYYGAKISFEINKPE; encoded by the coding sequence ATTATAAATGGTAATGAGATTAAGCTTGTTTATAATGATTTCTTCAGTGCTTTAGAGGAATTTAATTATTTTACACAGATAAAGATAAATGATAAGCTGGTTAAAAGCATAAGACAGGTTGGCTTTTATGCCTTTTTAAATCAGAAGAATATAATAGTTTATGAATTTTCATTGAAATTTGATGCAGAAAATATTCAAAAAAATAAAATCGAAATTCTATTTGAAGATGAGATGAATTATACATCCTTTGATAGGAATATTAAAATTAAGGATGTTAAGAGTTTATCTTATGAAAATATTGAAACAGATGTCAATGGATATTACGGTGCGAAGATTAGTTTTGAAATAAACAAACCAGAATAG
- a CDS encoding anaerobic ribonucleoside-triphosphate reductase activating protein, translated as MKIAGFIPCSLNNYPDHLSFVIFSEGCNLKCPFCHNGHLIIENNLNKDILSFEEFLSVLKSRKKIIDGIVFSGGEPLLWNDLIIWVEAAKSFGYSVKLDTNGTFPEKLDALIKSDLLDYIAMDIKAPMSKYNLLAGVNIDFKCILKSMDLISQSSIMHEFRTTWIKKLLSVNDIKKIIEIVPYKSSYYLQKFVFNENVIDQSIVKSNTEILLEEIKLITNHSISLDKKIMLRF; from the coding sequence ATGAAAATAGCAGGTTTTATCCCATGTTCATTGAATAACTATCCAGATCATCTCTCTTTCGTGATTTTTTCTGAAGGTTGTAACTTAAAATGTCCATTTTGCCATAATGGTCATCTTATAATTGAAAATAATCTGAATAAGGATATTTTGAGCTTTGAGGAGTTCCTATCAGTTCTGAAATCAAGAAAGAAAATTATTGATGGTATAGTATTTTCAGGTGGAGAGCCACTATTATGGAATGATTTAATAATATGGGTTGAAGCTGCTAAAAGTTTTGGTTATTCGGTAAAGCTTGACACAAATGGAACATTCCCAGAGAAGCTGGATGCTTTAATCAAATCTGATCTTTTAGACTATATAGCTATGGACATAAAAGCTCCTATGAGTAAGTATAATTTGTTAGCTGGTGTAAACATTGACTTTAAATGCATTTTAAAATCTATGGATCTAATAAGTCAAAGTTCAATAATGCATGAATTTCGAACAACATGGATAAAAAAACTATTATCAGTTAATGACATTAAAAAAATTATTGAAATAGTTCCTTATAAGTCAAGCTATTACCTACAAAAATTTGTTTTCAATGAAAATGTAATAGATCAAAGTATTGTAAAAAGTAATACAGAAATTTTGTTAGAAGAGATTAAATTAATAACGAATCATAGCATATCGTTAGATAAAAAAATAATGTTAAGATTCTGA
- a CDS encoding DUF1007 family protein, with the protein MKSFCCLILLSIFVSSVFAHPHLFVKSEIKPEIDNNLLTGFKIIWEWDEYWTSDVMAECDKTMIGL; encoded by the coding sequence TTGAAGAGCTTTTGTTGTCTAATACTCTTGAGTATATTTGTGTCGTCGGTCTTTGCTCATCCACATCTTTTCGTGAAAAGTGAAATTAAGCCTGAAATAGATAATAATCTTTTGACTGGATTTAAAATAATCTGGGAGTGGGATGAATACTGGACGAGTGATGTGATGGCTGAGTGCGATAAAACCATGATAGGATTATAA